Part of the Acidimicrobiia bacterium genome is shown below.
AAGCCGAGGTCCCCCCGCATCTGGATGCTTAGTGCTCCCAGCAGGAAGACGGGGAAAGCGCATACCACAGTTATTGCCAGACTCAAGAAGATCGGTCTTCGCATGGGAACTCGCCTTCCTGCGGTAGTCTCATGGAGGGTAGCGCCGGCCAGAGGCGTTGGCCTTGTTATCGTCTAACCTATTGATGTTGTTTTCCATGGGGAGTCGCGAGATTCAGAAGGTTGAGTTGGCAATGAAGGACGCACAAATGCAGGCCAGTGATCAGGTTCGGGTGCCGAAGATGGCAGAGTTGATCGCGTCCAAGCTCCGTCGCCGGATTGTCCGTGGTGAACTGGTCGAGGGTGATGCTTTGCCTTCGGAAGCTACGTTGATGGAGCAGTTTGGGGTGTCACGTCCGACGTTACGTGAGGCGTTTCGCGTGCTGGAATCCGAGGGGTTGGTGACTATCCGGCGAGGGGCCCGCGGTGGGGCTCGTGTGCACGTGCCAGATGGGGAGGGAGCGGCGAGGTATGCGGGGTTGGTCCTGGAGTATCGGGGTACGACTGTCAAGGACGTGCACGACGCTTTGCTGGTGCTCGAACCGGCCTGCGTGGTGATGCTCGCGACGGAACATAGTGTTGAGCAACTCGAGGCGTTGAAGGACCATGTGGCACGGGCCGATAATGCGGTCGATGATCTAGACGCGCTCATCCGTATCCAGACCGAGTTCCACACGCTGGTTGTCGAGTTGGCAGGGAACGAGACCCTGCGGCTGATGTCCTGGATGTTGAGGTACATCGTTGACCGGGCGAACTGGTCAATGTTCGGTCGTGATCATGCGACACCGACGAGCATCAACGCGACGCGACAGG
Proteins encoded:
- a CDS encoding FadR/GntR family transcriptional regulator encodes the protein MKDAQMQASDQVRVPKMAELIASKLRRRIVRGELVEGDALPSEATLMEQFGVSRPTLREAFRVLESEGLVTIRRGARGGARVHVPDGEGAARYAGLVLEYRGTTVKDVHDALLVLEPACVVMLATEHSVEQLEALKDHVARADNAVDDLDALIRIQTEFHTLVVELAGNETLRLMSWMLRYIVDRANWSMFGRDHATPTSINATRQGMRAHARIVEAIEAHDPQQAEALWRHHLAAAGEYLVGDRETAGSIIDILDWSSNT